From a single Prionailurus bengalensis isolate Pbe53 chromosome A1, Fcat_Pben_1.1_paternal_pri, whole genome shotgun sequence genomic region:
- the POU4F3 gene encoding LOW QUALITY PROTEIN: POU domain, class 4, transcription factor 3 (The sequence of the model RefSeq protein was modified relative to this genomic sequence to represent the inferred CDS: deleted 1 base in 1 codon), whose product MMAMNAKQPFGMHPVLQEPKFSSLHSGSEAMRRVCLPAPQLQGNIFGSFDESLLARAEALAAVDIVSHGKNHPFKPDATYHTMSSVPCTSTSSTVPISHPAALTSHPHHAVHQGLEGDLLEHISPTLSVSGLGAPEHSVMPAQIHPHHLGAMGHLHQAMGMSHPHAVAPHTAMPACLSDVESDPRELEAFAERFKQRRIKLGVTQADVGAALANLKIPGVGSLSQSTICRFESLTLSHNNMIALKPVLQAWLEEAEAAYREKNSKPELFNGSERKRKRTSIAAPEKRSLEAYFAIQPRPSSEKIAAIAEKLDLKKNVVRVWFCNQRQKQKRMKYSAVH is encoded by the exons ATGATGGCCATGAACGCCAAGCAGCCTTTCGGCATGCATCCGGTGCTTCAAGAACCCAAATTCTCCAGCCTACACTCCGGTTCCGAGGCCATGCGCCGAGTCTGTCTCCCAGCCCCGCAG CTGCAGGGTAATATATTTGGAAGCTTTGATGAGAGCCTGCTGGCACGCGCCGAAGCTCTGGCGGCGGTGGATATCGTCTCCCACGGCAAGAACCATCCGTTCAAGCCCGACGCCACCTATCATACCATGAGCAGCGTGCCCTGCACGTCCACTTCGTCCACCGTGCCCATATCCCACCCGGCCGCGCTCACCTCACACCCACACCACGCCGTGCACCAGGGCCTCGAGGGCGACCTGCTAGAGCACATCTCTCCCACGCTGAGCGTGAGCGGTTTGGGCGCCCCCGAGCACTCGGTGATGCCGGCGCAGATCCACCCGCATCACCTGGGCGCCATGGGCCACCTGCACCAGGCCATGGGCATGAGTCACCCACACGCCGTGGCGCCTCACACCGCCATGCCCGCGTGCCTCAGCGACGTGGAGTCGGACCCGCGAGAGCTCGAGGCCTTCGCCGAGCGCTTCAAGCAACGGCGCATCAAGCTGGGAGTGACCCAGGCGGACGTGGGTGCGGCTCTAGCCAACCTCAAGATCCCCGGCGTAGGCTCGCTCAGCCAGAGCACCATTTGCAGGTTCgagtctctcactctctcccacaACAACATGATCGCGCTCAAGCCAGTGCTCCAGGCCTGGCTGGAGGAAGCCGAGGCCGCCTATcgagaa aaaaacagcaagccAGAGCTTTTCAACGGCAGTGAACGGAAGCGCAAACGCACGTCCATCGCAGCGCCGGAGAAGCGCTCGCTCGAGGCCTACTTCGCTATCCAGCCGCGGCCCTCATCCGAGAAGATCGCGGCCATTGCTGAGAAACTGGACCTTAAAAAGAACGTGGTGAGGGTCTGGTTTTGCaaccagagacagaaacagaaacgAATGAAGTACTCGGCGGTCCACTGA